Below is a window of Accipiter gentilis chromosome 31, bAccGen1.1, whole genome shotgun sequence DNA.
AAATCTACGTCCTTTTCCGAATCCCAGAAGTCTACTCTTGTTTCTTCTGAGCCATGGAAACCCATCTCGTCTGTTTACCCTGAAGGCTGGAAACCTGTTCTGTCCCCTGACACCTGGAAGCATTCTCCCCCTGTTTCTCCTGAGGTTCGAAAGTCTAGTCACACTGTTTCCTCTGAATCTTGGAAGCCGCCTTTCTTTCCTGAGGTCCGAAAGCCTGGTGCTTCAGTATCTCCTGAATCTTGGAAACTCTCCGAGTCCCGGAAATCTATGTATTTTTCTGAAACTCAGAAATCCACATCTGCTGCTTCGTCTGAGGTTCAGAAACGGGCTCATTTCCCTGAACCTCGGAAAAGAGCTCTGTTCCCAGAGTCTCGTAAACCTAATCCTGCTGTTTCTACTGATGCCCAGAAACGTGCTCTCTTTTCTGAGCCCCAGAATCAGGTGTCTACTTCTGCTGTTTCTACTGAAGGCCAAAAACATGCCCTATGTTCTGAAGCCCAGAAATCAGCTCTTGTTTCTTCTGAAGTCCAGAAGCATGCCCTATTTTCTGAAGCCCAGAAACTTGCTCCCATTTCCTCTGAAGTTCAGGAGTCTACTTCCTTTCCAGAGTCTCAGAAATCTGCTTCTCCTGAAATTCAGAAACACGGCCTCTTTACTGAGTCCCAGAAACCTACTCCTTCTGTGTCTCCCGAGACCCCCAAACAAGCTGTTTTTACTGACTCCCAGAGATCTGCTGTTTCCCCTGATGTTCAAAAGCACGCTGTATTTTCTGAGATGCAGAAGCCTGCTGCTGCTTTATCCTCTGATGTCCAGAGACATGTTGAAACTACTGTACCTTCTGAAATCCAGAAGAACATCCTGTTTTCCGAGCCTCACAAGTCTGCTCCAGGTTTTTCCTCCGAGCCCCAGACACCTAGTGAGTCTGGTGAGAGTGACTTTCTTTCTCACAGTTTAGATGATCAGAAACCACTGGATGATTTATTCTCACAGGATGAACAATCAATGTTAGCCAAAGAATCACCAGAAGACATGTTATATTCATGCCCCAAAAAGAAGCCCAAGAAGGAAAACCAGGAGAACTCAGATTCTGAACTAAATAGCAGTGAGTGTGGAAAAACAGAGATGGACTCAATGGAGATAAAGGAGCAAGAATCCAACAGTGACCAAGAGCAATATGATATGGAGTCATCTGATTATGGTAAAGAGAGCAAAATAGATGCAACTACTCCCGTGCAGCCACAGTGTGTGCTGCAGTTTACTGAAGAGAAAGAGGCTTTCATCTCTGAGgaagaaatagcaaaatacaTGAAGCGTGGCAAGGGGAAGTATTATTGCAAAATTTGTTGCTGTCGTGCAATGAAAAAAGGTGCCGTCTTGCACCATTTAGTTAACAAGCATAATGTTCAAAGCCCATACAAATGTAAAATATGtggcaaagcttttcttttggaGTCTCTTCTTAAAAACCATGTTGCTGCTCATGGTCAAAGTTTGTTGAAGTGTCCACGTTGTAATTTTGAATCAAATTTTCCCCGAGGCTTTAAGAAACATTTAACCCATTGCCAAAGCCGTCATAGTGATGATACACCTAAAAAACACTTGGACAGCCTTGAACCACTGGAAGAACaaatttaatctgttttttcccttgtgctagaaaagctgaattttcagaagTGTTCAAAAGTGTTGCTGTATGTTAACCGAGTAGTTTAGCTGATCTGACAAGTCAGAAGATGCATGGTTTATTGTACTATGTTTAACTTGTCTTATAGCTGTATTACTGAAATGATTTACTTTCGAAAGTCATTTTAAATATGTGCTCATGTCTTTGTATTACCCATCAGTAgagtcatattttatttttcagatgtacTATGTTTTTGAAACCAAAATTGATACAAATTAGTTTTTTAAAGATTTGTAAAACATACAGGCAATTAAGGACTGGAGTGGCAAGCAATCCATATATTCCTGTGAAGACTGAACttgttttttcacatttgttaaatgtatttttcaaaatgtttttatcaaattctcaaaattaaaattctcacCAAATGGAATGTGAATGAGCCAGGCATGAGAAATTACCAATCCTTCTGGAGTAATTGTGCCCTGAGGTTGTAATTGAGTGTATAGTCATTCGTTGGAAATTTATTGCACTCAATTCCCTGACTTATTGTCTCAGATGTAGAAGCATCAAGGTACTTACTTTGTGACTGTATTTTGGCCATGTTTTAAGCATGTACTAATATACCTTAAATTGATGGATTAACGTCAAGACTATGTATAGCTCCACACTTTCTCTTGATTCAGATGTTTGTAATGTCAGAAACCCCCTAAATTTCTTGTATTTGGTGAAATGTTATGCTTTAAtcttttaacaataaaaagaaacccaacctgGCATt
It encodes the following:
- the CHAMP1 gene encoding chromosome alignment-maintaining phosphoprotein 1; its protein translation is MDVLQILRKTTERLECDHCSFRGTDYENIQIHMGTIHPEYCDEMDAAGLGKLIFYQKSAKLFHCHKCFFTSKMYCNVYYHITAQHAAPEKWNEERKEQVEGDSDSSKKSVTLEPQKPTLSPELRKPALSPELPKSEPVVSPKLQKSSVSPDPQKLAQATSSEPEKSAQATSPDPEKSAQATSPDPEKLVSAVSPDSEKPSPALSPDPQKPSPALSPDPQKPSPAVSPDPQKPAPALSPEPRRHSPALSPEPRRHSPALSPEPRRHSPAVSPEPRRHSPAVSPEPRRYSPAVSPEPKKPPPAVSPEPRRYAPAGSPEPRRHPSQMRRPASASSPETRRPAPAVSPESWRPGPTVSPEPWRSTPHELQKSSTVSPWAPKPAMSVSVESRRSAPESRRPGPVVSPEPRRLVSDSWKSTSFSESQKSTLVSSEPWKPISSVYPEGWKPVLSPDTWKHSPPVSPEVRKSSHTVSSESWKPPFFPEVRKPGASVSPESWKLSESRKSMYFSETQKSTSAASSEVQKRAHFPEPRKRALFPESRKPNPAVSTDAQKRALFSEPQNQVSTSAVSTEGQKHALCSEAQKSALVSSEVQKHALFSEAQKLAPISSEVQESTSFPESQKSASPEIQKHGLFTESQKPTPSVSPETPKQAVFTDSQRSAVSPDVQKHAVFSEMQKPAAALSSDVQRHVETTVPSEIQKNILFSEPHKSAPGFSSEPQTPSESGESDFLSHSLDDQKPLDDLFSQDEQSMLAKESPEDMLYSCPKKKPKKENQENSDSELNSSECGKTEMDSMEIKEQESNSDQEQYDMESSDYGKESKIDATTPVQPQCVLQFTEEKEAFISEEEIAKYMKRGKGKYYCKICCCRAMKKGAVLHHLVNKHNVQSPYKCKICGKAFLLESLLKNHVAAHGQSLLKCPRCNFESNFPRGFKKHLTHCQSRHSDDTPKKHLDSLEPLEEQI